A DNA window from Budorcas taxicolor isolate Tak-1 chromosome 14, Takin1.1, whole genome shotgun sequence contains the following coding sequences:
- the KCNS2 gene encoding potassium voltage-gated channel subfamily S member 2 has product MTGQSLWDVSEANVEDGEIRINVGGFKKRLRSHTLLRFPETRLGRLLLCHSREAILELCDDYDDAQREFYFDRNPELFPYVLHFYRTGKLHVMAELCVFSFSQEIEYWGINEFFIDSCCSYSYHGRKVEPEQEKWDEQSEQESTTSSFDEILAFYNDASKFDGQPLGNFRRRLWLALDNPGYSVLSRVFSVLSILVVLGSIITMCLNSLPDFQIPDRQGNPGEDPRFEIVEHFGIAWFTFELVARFAVAPDFLKFFKNALNLIDLMSIVPFYVTLVVNLVVESTPTLANLGRVAQVLRLMRIFRILKLARHSTGLRSLGATLKYSYKEVGLLLLYLSVGISIFSVVAYTIEKEENEGLATIPACWWWATVSMTTVGYGDVVPGTTAGKLTASACILAGILVVVLPITLIFNKFSHFYRRQKQLESAMRSCDFGDGMKEVPSINLRDYYAHKVKSLMASLTNMSRSSPSELSLNDSLH; this is encoded by the coding sequence ATGACTGGCCAGAGCCTGTGGGACGTGTCGGAGGCCAACGTCGAGGATGGAGAAATCCGCATCAACGTGGGCGGCTTCAAGAAGCGGTTGCGCTCGCACACGCTGCTGCGCTTCCCCGAAACGCGCCTGGGCCGCCTGCTGCTCTGCCACTCGCGCGAGGCCATTCTGGAGCTCTGCGACGACTACGACGACGCCCAGCGCGAGTTCTACTTTGACCGCAACCCCGAGCTCTTCCCCTACGTGCTGCACTTCTACCGCACCGGCAAGCTTCACGTCATGGCAGAGCTGTGCGTCTTCTCCTTCAGCCAGGAGATTGAATACTGGGGCATCAACGAGTTCTTCATCGACTCCTGCTGTAGCTACAGCTACCACGGCCGCAAAGTGGAGCCCGAGCAGGAGAAGTGGGACGAGCAGAGCGAGCAGGAGAGCACCACGTCCTCCTTCGACGAGATCCTGGCCTTCTACAACGACGCCTCCAAGTTCGATGGGCAGCCCCTGGGCAACTTCCGCAGACGGCTGTGGCTGGCGCTGGACAACCCCGGCTACTCGGTCCTGAGCAGGGTCTTCAGCGTCCTGTCCATCCTCGTGGTGCTGGGGTCCATCATCACCATGTGTCTcaatagcctgccagacttccaGATCCCTGACCGCCAGGGCAACCCGGGCGAGGACCCCAGGTTCGAAATTGTGGAGCACTTTGGCATCGCCTGGTTCACCTTTGAGCTGGTGGCCAGGTTCGCCGTGGCCCCCGACTTCCTCAAGTTCTTCAAGAACGCCCTAAACCTGATCGACCTCATGTCCATCGTCCCCTTTTACGTCACGCTGGTGGTGAACCTGGTCGTGGAGAGCACGCCTACCTTGGCCAACTTGGGCAGGGTGGCCCAGGTCCTAAGGCTGATGCGGATTTTCCGCATCTTAAAGCTGGCCAGACACTCCACTGGCCTCCGCTCCCTGGGGGCCACCCTGAAATACAGCTACAAGGAAGTAGGGCTGCTTCTGCTCTACCTCTCTGTGGGGATTTCCATCTTTTCTGTAGTGGCCTATACCATCGAAAAGGAGGAGAACGAGGGCCTGGCCACCATCCCCGCCTGCTGGTGGTGGGCCACTGTTAGTATGACCACCGTAGGGTACGGGGATGTGGTCCCAGGGACCACAGCAGGGAAGCTGACCGCCTCTGCCTGCATCCTGGCAGGTATCCTGGTGGTGGTACTACCCATCACCTTGATCTTCAATAAATTCTCCCACTTTTATCGGCGCCAGAAGCAACTTGAGAGTGCTATGCGCAGCTGTGACTTCGGAGATGGAATGAAGGAGGTCCCTTCCATCAATTTAAGGGACTATTATGCCCATAAAGTTAAATCCCTCATGGCGAGCCTGACGAACATGAGCAGGAGCTCGCCAAGCGAACTAAGTTTAAATGATTCCCTACATTAG